The Mycobacterium paragordonae genome includes a region encoding these proteins:
- a CDS encoding type I polyketide synthase: MTASISGEADLRHWLVDYLVTNIGCRPDEVDPDLSLADLGVSSRDAVVLSGELTELLGRTVSPIDFWEHPTINDLAAHLTAPEPEPEAAALKRPGRNSLDEPIAVIGMGCRFPNGISGPDALWDFLCERRSSIGRVPDERWELFDDGSAEVKAVLARTTRWGSFLPDIDAFDAEFFEISPSEADKMDPQQRLLLEVAWEALEHAGIPPSSLRRSQTGVFAGSCLSEYGAIASTDLQQIDGWSNTGGAMSIIANRLSYFLDLRGPSVAVDTACSSSLVAIHLACQSLRTQDSQLAIAAGVNLLLSPAVFRGFDQVGALSPTGHCRAFDAAADGFVRGEGAGVVVLKRLTDAQRDGDRVLAVICGSAVNQDGRSNGLMAPNPAAQMAVLRAAYANAGMQPTEVDYVEAHGTGTLLGDPIEARALGTVLGRGRPADAPLLLGAVKTNLGHTEAAAGIAGFIKTVLAVQRGQIPPNQRFESPNPHIPFADLRMKVVDSQTDWPETGHPRRAGVSSFGFGGTNAHVVIEQGQEVVAPPLSGPEPDLEPAVSTLIVAGKTPQRVAATAAVLADWMEGAGADVSLADVAHTLNHHRSRQAKFGTVVARSGAEGREQAIAGLRALAAGQHRPGVVGPEDGSPGPGTVFVYSGRGSQWAGMGRRLLADEPAFAAAVAELEPVFVEQAGFSLHDMLAEGRELVGIEQIQLGLIGMQLALTALWRSHGVEPDLVIGHSMGEVAAAVVAGALTPAEGLRVTATRARLMAPLSGQGGMALLELDAEATAELIADYPQVTLGIYNSPRQTVISGPTEQIDDLITRVRARDRFASRVNIEVAPHNPAMDALQPAMRAELADLQPRTPSIPIISTTYESADTTAVFDAEHWAVNMRNPVHFQQAISWAGSVAGGDHKTFIEVSAHPLLTQAVIDTLHSAQHGTRYTSIGTLQRDTDDTITFHTNLNTVHSAHPPHTPHPPEPHPPLPSTPWQRSRHWIDPKRAANSVVSAPAAGTLLGRHSTVTAVSGGLPSHLWQARLSPEAKPYRGRHRFHGVEVVPASVVLRTLLCAADELGYPALSAVRFDQPVFADQPRLIQVVADDQSISLASRPVDSDRWTRHVTARLSPAWQEPAPIVSPRPQPLLDDDLLDVTEQLALRGVDGLPFKWTLNSWQPTPNGVHAAIQLPDALPDGCTGPLLDAAVIVGALSEVDDARLYVPASIERVSLNGAGDEPRGAVVLTRTGSDAEGITVDITAGAHGEAPFLSMHALRYRALDFGATPAAEHADARTFAHTLDWQPRVDLGAALGPGTVAILGDESGGLPEGLAQCGFGPGDLADARYVLYVAEPQPSDATDVDFAVRVCAELSAAVRTLAQRTTQATLWIVTRGVYESATASALRQSVLWGLAGVIGAEHPELWGGLVDLAESGSFDGLADLIQHPSKSVLVLRDNVVLTPALAAVRGEPVRKPVNCRPDAAYLITGGMGALGLLMAGWLADRGARRLVLTGRTPLPPRRDWDSDTLDPAVRHKIDAIRALEMRGVAVEAVALDIGRTDQLRALLERRDADGATPIRGVIHAAGVTNDQLVTSMTDDAVREVVWSKIGGSQVLHDAFPPGSVDFFFLTSSAATVFGIPGQGSYAAANAYLDALARSRHQRGCHTMSVDWVAWRGLGFAADNRIVSDELARLGSREITPEEAFTAWEYVDGYDVAQAVVLPVPSTADGSALEDSYLIPTRDWSALSTSEIRDEFENGLRAIIARELRLPETELDSDRPFAELGLNSLMAMAIRREAEQFVGIELSATMLFNHPTVAALATYLANRVAPEQDSSEDEMAALSASAGSVLDSLFDRIESTSSEAERPS, translated from the coding sequence ATGACGGCGAGCATCAGCGGCGAGGCCGACCTCCGCCACTGGCTTGTCGACTACCTGGTCACCAACATCGGATGCCGACCCGACGAGGTCGACCCCGACCTGTCGCTGGCCGATCTCGGCGTCAGCTCCCGCGATGCCGTCGTGCTGTCCGGGGAGCTGACCGAATTGCTGGGCAGGACCGTATCCCCCATCGACTTTTGGGAGCACCCGACGATCAACGACCTGGCTGCCCATCTCACCGCTCCCGAACCAGAGCCGGAAGCGGCCGCGCTCAAGCGTCCGGGCCGTAACTCACTCGACGAGCCGATCGCGGTGATCGGCATGGGGTGCCGCTTCCCGAACGGAATCTCCGGACCGGATGCGTTGTGGGACTTCCTTTGTGAACGACGTTCCTCGATCGGAAGGGTTCCCGACGAGCGGTGGGAACTCTTCGACGACGGTTCCGCTGAAGTCAAAGCCGTACTCGCCCGGACCACCCGGTGGGGTTCGTTCCTGCCCGACATCGACGCGTTCGACGCGGAGTTCTTCGAAATCTCGCCCAGCGAAGCCGACAAGATGGACCCACAGCAGCGGCTGCTGCTTGAAGTGGCGTGGGAAGCCTTGGAGCATGCCGGGATTCCGCCCAGCTCCCTGCGCCGCTCACAGACGGGCGTGTTCGCCGGGTCGTGCTTGAGCGAATACGGTGCCATCGCCTCCACCGACCTTCAGCAGATCGACGGGTGGAGCAACACCGGTGGCGCCATGAGCATCATCGCCAACCGCCTGTCGTATTTCCTCGACCTGCGCGGGCCCTCGGTGGCGGTGGACACCGCGTGTTCGTCGTCGTTAGTGGCCATCCACCTGGCCTGCCAGAGTCTGCGTACCCAGGACTCGCAACTGGCGATTGCGGCCGGCGTGAATTTGTTGTTGTCCCCGGCCGTATTTCGCGGTTTCGATCAGGTGGGTGCATTGTCGCCGACCGGTCACTGCCGCGCCTTCGACGCTGCCGCCGACGGATTCGTCCGGGGTGAGGGCGCCGGCGTGGTGGTGCTCAAGCGGTTGACGGATGCCCAGCGCGACGGCGACCGGGTGCTTGCGGTCATCTGCGGCTCGGCGGTCAACCAGGACGGCCGGTCCAACGGGTTGATGGCGCCCAATCCCGCCGCGCAGATGGCCGTGTTGCGGGCCGCGTACGCGAACGCGGGCATGCAGCCCACCGAAGTCGACTACGTCGAGGCCCACGGAACCGGGACCCTGCTGGGCGACCCGATCGAGGCCCGCGCGCTGGGCACCGTGCTGGGTCGCGGCCGCCCCGCCGACGCTCCTCTGCTGCTGGGCGCCGTCAAGACCAACCTGGGCCACACCGAGGCCGCGGCCGGCATCGCCGGTTTCATCAAGACCGTCCTGGCGGTGCAGCGCGGCCAGATCCCTCCCAACCAGCGCTTCGAAAGCCCCAACCCACACATCCCGTTCGCCGATCTGCGGATGAAAGTGGTTGACAGCCAGACTGATTGGCCGGAAACCGGGCATCCGCGCCGCGCCGGCGTGTCGTCGTTCGGCTTCGGCGGAACCAATGCGCACGTGGTGATCGAGCAAGGTCAGGAGGTCGTCGCACCGCCGCTCTCCGGACCGGAGCCGGACCTCGAACCTGCCGTCTCGACACTGATCGTGGCCGGCAAGACGCCGCAACGCGTGGCCGCGACGGCGGCGGTGCTGGCCGATTGGATGGAGGGCGCCGGAGCCGACGTGTCCTTGGCCGACGTCGCCCACACCCTCAATCACCACCGATCGCGGCAGGCCAAATTCGGCACCGTGGTCGCTCGCAGCGGCGCCGAAGGTCGCGAACAAGCGATTGCCGGGCTGCGTGCCCTGGCCGCCGGCCAGCACCGGCCCGGCGTGGTCGGCCCCGAGGACGGCTCCCCCGGTCCCGGCACGGTGTTCGTCTACTCGGGGCGCGGCTCGCAGTGGGCCGGCATGGGTCGTCGATTGCTGGCCGACGAACCGGCTTTCGCCGCCGCGGTGGCCGAACTGGAGCCGGTGTTCGTCGAGCAGGCGGGCTTCTCGCTGCACGACATGCTGGCCGAGGGCAGAGAACTGGTTGGGATCGAGCAGATCCAGTTGGGCCTGATCGGAATGCAGTTGGCGCTCACCGCGTTGTGGCGTTCCCATGGGGTGGAGCCGGATCTGGTGATCGGGCATTCGATGGGCGAGGTGGCCGCCGCGGTGGTCGCCGGTGCGCTCACCCCCGCCGAAGGGCTGCGGGTGACGGCAACCCGGGCGCGGTTGATGGCGCCGTTGTCCGGGCAGGGCGGGATGGCGCTGCTGGAGCTCGACGCCGAGGCCACTGCGGAGCTGATCGCCGACTACCCACAGGTGACGCTGGGCATCTACAACTCACCACGCCAGACCGTCATCTCCGGGCCCACCGAACAGATCGACGACCTGATCACCCGCGTGCGGGCGCGGGACCGTTTCGCCAGCCGGGTCAATATCGAAGTGGCCCCACACAATCCGGCCATGGACGCGCTGCAGCCGGCGATGCGCGCCGAACTCGCCGACCTGCAGCCCCGCACCCCGAGCATTCCGATCATCTCCACCACCTACGAATCCGCTGACACCACAGCGGTATTCGACGCGGAGCACTGGGCCGTCAACATGCGCAACCCGGTGCATTTCCAGCAGGCCATCTCATGGGCCGGCAGCGTGGCCGGCGGCGACCACAAGACCTTCATCGAGGTCAGCGCGCACCCCCTGCTCACCCAGGCGGTCATCGACACTCTGCACAGCGCCCAGCACGGCACCCGGTATACCAGCATCGGCACGCTGCAACGCGACACCGATGACACCATCACCTTCCACACCAACCTCAATACGGTGCACAGCGCCCACCCACCGCACACTCCGCACCCGCCGGAACCGCACCCGCCGCTGCCCAGCACGCCGTGGCAACGCTCCCGGCACTGGATCGACCCCAAACGTGCTGCCAACTCGGTGGTTTCGGCACCGGCGGCCGGCACGCTGCTCGGCCGGCACAGCACAGTCACCGCCGTGTCCGGCGGTCTGCCGTCACACCTGTGGCAGGCCCGGCTGTCCCCCGAGGCCAAGCCGTACCGTGGCCGGCACCGCTTCCACGGCGTGGAGGTGGTTCCGGCCTCCGTCGTGCTGCGCACATTGCTCTGCGCCGCAGACGAATTGGGTTACCCTGCGCTGTCCGCGGTGCGCTTCGACCAACCGGTCTTCGCCGATCAACCGCGGCTGATCCAGGTGGTGGCCGACGACCAGTCGATCAGCCTGGCCTCGCGCCCTGTCGACTCCGACCGCTGGACGCGGCATGTGACGGCCCGGCTGTCGCCGGCGTGGCAGGAGCCGGCGCCGATCGTCTCGCCGCGGCCGCAGCCGCTGCTGGATGACGACCTGCTCGACGTCACCGAACAGCTCGCGCTGCGCGGCGTGGACGGTCTGCCGTTCAAGTGGACCCTGAATTCGTGGCAGCCCACCCCCAATGGCGTGCACGCCGCGATCCAACTGCCGGACGCCCTGCCCGACGGTTGCACCGGTCCGCTGCTGGACGCCGCCGTGATCGTCGGGGCGCTGTCCGAGGTCGACGACGCACGCCTCTACGTTCCGGCCAGCATCGAACGGGTGTCGCTGAACGGTGCCGGCGACGAACCGCGCGGCGCGGTGGTGCTGACCCGCACCGGCAGCGACGCCGAGGGAATCACGGTCGACATCACCGCCGGGGCGCACGGTGAGGCACCGTTCCTGTCGATGCACGCGCTTCGCTACCGGGCGCTGGACTTCGGCGCCACGCCCGCCGCCGAGCATGCCGACGCGCGGACCTTCGCCCATACGCTGGATTGGCAGCCGCGCGTCGATCTTGGCGCGGCGCTGGGTCCCGGCACCGTTGCGATCCTCGGCGACGAGAGCGGCGGTTTGCCAGAAGGCTTGGCGCAGTGCGGCTTCGGGCCGGGCGACCTCGCCGACGCGCGGTATGTGCTGTATGTCGCGGAGCCCCAACCGAGCGACGCCACCGACGTCGACTTCGCTGTCCGGGTGTGCGCGGAACTCAGTGCCGCGGTCCGCACGCTGGCCCAGCGGACGACCCAGGCCACGCTGTGGATCGTCACCCGCGGGGTATACGAGTCAGCCACCGCGTCCGCGCTGCGCCAGAGTGTCCTGTGGGGTCTGGCCGGCGTGATCGGCGCCGAACACCCCGAATTGTGGGGCGGGCTGGTCGATCTCGCCGAGTCCGGATCGTTCGACGGCCTAGCCGACCTCATCCAGCATCCAAGCAAGTCCGTTCTGGTGCTTCGCGACAACGTCGTCCTCACGCCGGCGTTGGCCGCCGTGCGCGGCGAGCCGGTGCGCAAGCCGGTGAATTGCCGACCGGACGCGGCCTACCTGATCACCGGCGGCATGGGCGCTCTCGGCCTGCTGATGGCCGGCTGGCTGGCCGACCGTGGCGCCCGGCGCCTGGTGCTGACCGGCCGTACCCCCTTGCCGCCGAGACGAGACTGGGACTCGGACACCCTGGACCCGGCAGTGCGGCACAAGATCGACGCGATCCGCGCCCTGGAGATGCGCGGCGTCGCCGTCGAGGCCGTCGCTCTCGACATCGGACGCACTGACCAGCTGCGGGCCCTGCTGGAGCGGCGGGACGCCGACGGCGCCACACCGATCCGCGGGGTCATCCACGCCGCCGGCGTCACCAACGACCAACTGGTGACCAGCATGACCGACGACGCCGTGCGTGAGGTGGTGTGGTCCAAAATCGGTGGCAGCCAGGTGCTGCACGACGCGTTCCCGCCCGGCAGTGTCGACTTCTTCTTCCTGACCTCTTCGGCGGCAACGGTATTCGGGATTCCCGGCCAGGGTTCCTACGCCGCGGCGAATGCCTACCTGGACGCGTTGGCGCGGTCACGCCACCAACGGGGTTGCCACACCATGAGCGTGGACTGGGTGGCATGGCGCGGACTCGGGTTCGCCGCGGATAACCGGATCGTCAGCGACGAGCTGGCCCGCCTGGGGTCGCGCGAGATCACGCCTGAGGAGGCGTTCACCGCGTGGGAGTACGTCGACGGCTACGACGTCGCGCAGGCGGTCGTGCTGCCGGTGCCCTCGACGGCGGACGGATCGGCCCTCGAGGACAGCTACCTGATCCCCACCCGGGACTGGTCGGCGCTCTCGACCTCGGAGATACGCGACGAGTTCGAGAACGGGCTGCGCGCCATTATCGCGCGCGAGCTCCGGTTGCCCGAAACCGAACTGGACAGCGACCGCCCGTTCGCCGAGCTCGGCCTCAATTCGCTGATGGCCATGGCGATTCGGCGTGAGGCCGAGCAGTTCGTGGGCATCGAGCTGTCGGCGACCATGCTGTTCAACCACCCGACCGTGGCGGCGCTGGCGACCTACCTGGCCAATCGGGTTGCACCCGAACAGGATTCGAGCGAAGACGAGATGGCCGCGCTCTCCGCGTCGGCCGGCAGTGTGCTGGACAGCCTTTTTGACCGCATCGAGTCGACGTCGTCCGAGGCCGAAAGGCCTTCGTGA
- the fadD26 gene encoding long-chain-fatty-acid--AMP ligase FAAL26/FadD26 → MPVTDGSLPALLKQRADQQAETAAYTFIDYGLDPKGFAETLTWSQVHRRACVIADELKLCGSPGDRVAILAPQGLEYVVAFLGALQAGFIAVPLSTPQYGIHDDRVSAVLRDSRPVAILTTSSVVSDVSKYATAQNGQSAPFIIEVDLLDLDSPRESSAVPRLSSGAAYLQYTSGSTRTPAGVVVSHHNVISNVTQSLYGYFGDLAKIPNGTVVSWLPLFHDMGLILGICAPMVAERSAVLLSPMAFLRRPACWMQLLATHPSPFSAAPNFAFELAVRRTSDEDMAGLDLGDVVGIVSGSERIHVATVKRFTERFAKYNLSPTAVRPSYGLAEATLYVAAPEPGTAPTTVRFDYEHLSAGQAKRCGPEGTVGTELISYGCPDPSAVRIVNPDTMVENMSGDVGEIWVHGDHVALGYWQKPEQTNRIFNAHIVDPAPGTPEGPWLRTGDLGVLSEGELFIMGRIKDLLIVDGRNHYPDDIEATIQEITGGRVAAISVPDDITEQLVAIIELKRRGASAEDAMLKLRSVKREVTSAISRSHSLRVADLVLVSPGSIPITTSGKIRRSACVERYRSDGFKRLDVTV, encoded by the coding sequence ATGCCGGTGACTGACGGGTCTCTACCCGCTTTGCTGAAGCAGCGGGCGGATCAGCAGGCCGAGACCGCGGCGTACACGTTCATTGATTACGGACTGGACCCCAAAGGATTTGCTGAGACGCTGACCTGGTCTCAGGTCCACCGCCGCGCCTGCGTGATCGCCGACGAACTCAAGCTGTGCGGTTCACCCGGTGACCGGGTAGCGATCCTGGCCCCGCAGGGTCTGGAATACGTCGTCGCATTCCTCGGTGCGCTGCAGGCCGGGTTCATCGCCGTTCCGCTGTCCACGCCGCAGTACGGCATCCACGATGACCGCGTCTCCGCGGTGCTGCGGGACTCCAGGCCGGTCGCCATTCTCACGACGTCGTCCGTGGTGAGCGATGTGTCGAAATACGCCACCGCGCAGAACGGTCAGTCCGCGCCCTTCATCATTGAAGTCGACCTGCTCGATTTGGATTCCCCGCGGGAATCGTCGGCTGTCCCCAGATTGTCCAGCGGGGCGGCTTATCTGCAGTACACGTCCGGGTCCACCCGCACGCCGGCCGGCGTCGTGGTGTCGCACCACAATGTCATCTCGAATGTGACGCAGAGCCTGTACGGCTATTTCGGTGACCTGGCCAAGATTCCCAACGGAACCGTGGTGTCGTGGTTGCCGCTATTTCACGATATGGGCCTGATTCTCGGAATCTGCGCGCCGATGGTCGCCGAACGCAGTGCGGTGTTGCTGAGCCCCATGGCATTCCTGCGCCGCCCGGCCTGCTGGATGCAACTGCTCGCCACCCACCCGTCGCCATTTTCCGCCGCACCGAATTTCGCTTTCGAATTGGCCGTGCGCCGAACGTCCGACGAGGACATGGCCGGGCTGGACCTGGGCGACGTCGTCGGCATCGTCAGCGGCAGCGAACGGATCCATGTGGCGACCGTCAAGCGCTTCACCGAGCGGTTCGCCAAATACAATCTCAGCCCCACCGCGGTTCGGCCGTCCTACGGCCTGGCCGAGGCCACGCTGTACGTGGCCGCGCCGGAACCCGGCACCGCGCCCACGACGGTGCGGTTCGACTATGAACACCTCTCCGCCGGCCAGGCCAAGCGCTGCGGCCCCGAAGGGACGGTCGGCACCGAACTCATCAGCTACGGCTGCCCGGACCCGTCGGCGGTGCGGATCGTCAACCCCGACACCATGGTCGAGAACATGTCCGGCGACGTCGGCGAGATCTGGGTGCACGGCGACCATGTGGCCCTGGGTTATTGGCAGAAGCCCGAGCAGACCAACCGCATCTTCAACGCCCACATCGTCGACCCGGCCCCGGGTACGCCGGAAGGACCGTGGCTGCGCACCGGGGACCTGGGCGTCCTGTCCGAGGGTGAGCTGTTCATCATGGGCCGCATCAAGGACCTGCTCATCGTCGACGGCCGCAACCACTACCCCGACGACATCGAGGCGACCATCCAGGAGATCACCGGTGGCAGGGTCGCCGCGATCTCGGTTCCGGACGACATCACCGAGCAGTTGGTGGCCATCATCGAGCTGAAACGACGCGGCGCGTCGGCCGAGGACGCCATGCTCAAGCTCCGCTCGGTCAAGCGGGAGGTCACCTCGGCGATCTCGCGGTCACACAGTCTGCGGGTCGCGGACCTGGTCCTGGTGTCTCCCGGCTCCATCCCCATCACCACCAGCGGCAAGATCCGGCGGTCCGCCTGCGTCGAGCGGTATCGGAGCGACGGCTTCAAGCGGCTGGATGTGACCGTATGA